A single region of the Xenopus laevis strain J_2021 chromosome 4L, Xenopus_laevis_v10.1, whole genome shotgun sequence genome encodes:
- the LOC121403133 gene encoding extended synaptotagmin-1-like isoform X2, which produces MITNIHLSLNVQVADKEFEKVQCLSVIMEHMWPYLSKYLVKFLKQKIQPKLRSKSRYLSNFCFFDIDFGKKAPQVTHMRVQSDPEKKQIIMDLQIKYNAPVKLDVGLSERAALARVNNVKLEGTFRIIFAPLMGNKPLIGALTFYFPQRPALQLDWTGLTRLLDIPGLHSLTNRKIVEKIATFLVSPKHITKRITSKCDVTELHFKERKNAVRIHVLEARNLVAKDFYTKKSDPFVVVRGGGKTFKTRVISKTLNPEWKQTFEVPNPPEIYLPTNTDLGSVLLSLNVFPLH; this is translated from the exons ATTATGGAGCATATGTGGCCTTATCTGAGCAAGTACTTGGTGAAGTTTCTAAAGCAGAAGATTCAGCCCAAACTTCGTTCCAAATCCAGATATTTGAGCAATTTCTGCTTCTTTGACATTGATTTTGGTAAGAAG GCTCCACAGGTGACTCATATGAGAGTCCAATCAGATCCAGAGAAGAAGCAGATTATCATGGATCTCCAAATCAA ATACAATGCACCAGTGAAGTTGGATGTTGGACTCTCTGAACGTGCAGCTCTAGCCAGAGTGAACAACGTAAAG CTTGAGGGAACATTCCGAATCATTTTTGCCCCACTGATGGGAAACAAGCCCTTAATTGGAGCTCTGACCTTCTATTTCCCTCAACGACCG GCGTTGCAGCTAGACTGGACAGGACTCACCCGCCTGCTGGATATTCCTGGTCTGCA CTCGCTGACAAACAGAAAGATTGTGGAGAAAATTGCAACTTTCTTGgtttccccaaaacacatcacCAAGCGAATCACATCAAAATGTGATGTGACTGAATTGCACTTTAAAGAGCGCAAG aaCGCAGTGCGTATCCATGTACTAGAAGCAAGGAATCTTGTCGCCAAAGACTTCTACACGAAAAAGTCCGACCCTTTTGTTGTTGTACGTGGAGGAGGCAAAACTTTCAAAACAAGGGTCATATCCAAAACCCTGAACCCAGAGTGGAAGCAGACATTTGAGGTACCCAATCCCCCCGAGATTTATTTACCCACAAACACAGATTTAGGCTCAGTTCTACTGTCACTCAATGTCTTCCCTTTACATTAA